A window from Gossypium raimondii isolate GPD5lz chromosome 7, ASM2569854v1, whole genome shotgun sequence encodes these proteins:
- the LOC105762019 gene encoding uncharacterized protein LOC105762019, translating into MAPLKPPYPRWYNPNASCVYHAGNQGHSTENCVAFKKRVQGLIDAGILRFDGVSNVTGNPLPNHTGGNVNAVTDEDSWQAKCDVNEVRTPLKKVWKMMIENGLLCPSSKILKEESTKDQSFCDFHGIEGHDIQSCREFRKLLQDMMDNKEVKVFDSVERADEGGICASDDQLMAFPYSVDRPLVIYYEAKEEEVSREVKPSLIIEVPAPFPYKDNKAVPWNYDVNIIVPEGEKSKVVSECVSGVGHFTRSGRCYSPETVEPKKKVAGPSQKGKAPMYEVEDDVETQLEQEVKKAVNEEEAHEFLKFIKHSEYSFVEQLNKQPARISLDRWANNLNADNFISFSDDEIPPNGRGSVKALHITTNCKGYILPNVLIDNRSALNVMPLATLSRMPVDMSYLRPCYFTVMDITLSYNCLLGRPWIHSTGAVPSSLHQKVKFIMDSRLITVGGNKIPIPKLSKNTGMRIKLTVGKGTRARKGLGKYQQGMVRALKPTHHKGRYSLGFKPDIHQRRKQLQKDRERRIAKASGQELGWEPLVYPPLLRTFTSAGVMYPGQNNSQVTLLIEKGLQNISLNAIDNENDEIKNASMIRPCPPGYVLNNWTAEDLLVVFKSPSECSDINGMNNPVMNPEINFEKVVCLGEFEADENVEDCVSSPDLLRMVEQEEKQILPHQESVEVVNLENEEEKQEVKIGTSISKNKRQDLIALLHEYKDVFAWSYQDMPGLNTDIVVHKLPLKPECKPV; encoded by the exons ATGGCACCCCTGAAGCCCCCTTACCCGAGGTGGTATAATCCTAATGCTAGTTGTGTGTATCACGCTGGGAATCAGGGACACTCTACAGAAAACTGTGTGGCCTTTAAAAAAAGGGTTCAAGGTCTCATCGATGCTGGCATTTTACGATTTGATGGTGTTAGCAATGTGACGGGAAATCCTCTTCCTAACCATACTGGCGGGAATGTAAATGCGGTGACAGATGAAGACAGTTGGCAAGCCAAATGTGATGTTAATGAAGTAAGGACACCTTTGAAGAAGGTATGGAAGATGATGATTGAAAATGGCTTACTTTGTCCGTCTAGTAAGATCCTTAAAGAAGAAAGTACAAAAGACCAGAGTTTCTGTGATTTTCATGGCATCGAAGGGCATGACATCCAATCTTGCAGGGAATTTAGAAAATTACTTCAGGAtatgatggataacaaggaggTCAAAGTCTTTGATAGTGTGGAGAGGGCCGATGAGGGAGGAATATGTGCCTCTGATGATCAGTTGATGGCTTTTCCCTATAGCGTCGATAGGCCCTTGGTGATTTATTACGAGGCAAAGGAGGAAGAAGTTAGTCGAGAAGTTAAACCAAGTTTGATAATTGAAGTACCTGCTCCTTTCCCTTATAAGGACAACAAGGCAGTGCCTTGGAATTATGATGTCAATATCATTGTACCTGAGGGTGAAAAGTCCAAGGTTGTGAGTGAATGTGTTAGCGGAGTAGGACATTTTACTCGTAGCGGAAGATGTTATTCTCCCGAGACGGTTGAGCCAAAGAAGAAGGTTGCTGGTCCGAGCCAAAAAGGAAAAGCACCAATGTATGAGGTTGAGGATGATGTTGAAACACAACTTGAGCAGGAAGTTAAAAAGGCTGTGAATGAGGAGGAAGCACATGAGttcttaaagtttattaagCACAGTGAATATAGCTTCGTAGAACAATTAAACAAGCAGCCGGCCCGAATCTCG CTTGATAGGTGGGCAAATAATCTAAATGCAGataatttcatctcttttagtGATGACGAAATACCGCCAAATGGTAGGGGCTCCGTAAAAGCATTGCACATCACAACCAATTGCAAAGGTTACATATTACCAAATGTGCTCATCGACAATAGATCTGCACTCAATGTTATGCCTTTGGCCACCCTTTCTAGGATGCCGGTTGATATGTCTTATCTGAGGCCTTGTTATTTTAca GTCATGGACATCACGCTTTCATACAATTGCCTCTTAGGAAGACCTTGGATCCATTCTACTGGGGCAGTTCCTTCATCTCTCCATCAAAAAGTAAAGTTCATCATGGATAGCCGTTTGATTACTGTTGGTG GGAATAAGATCCCCATTCCCAAACTGTCAAAGAATACCGGGATGAGAATTAAGCTGACTGTGGGAAAAGGAACTCGAGCGAGGAAAGGTTTGGGAAAATATCAACAAGGGATGGTTAGAGCTTTGAAACCAACGCACCACAAGGGCCGATACAGTTTGGGGTTCAAACCAGATATAcatcaaagaagaaaacaattgCAGAAAGATCGAGAGAGAAGAATCGCAAAGGCTTCAGGCCAGGAATTGGGGTGGGAGCCGTTAGTGTATCCTCCTTTGTTAAGAACATTTACATCAGCAGGAGTGATGTACCCAGGGCAGAACAACTCGCAAGTCACATTATTGATCGAAAAGGGTCTTCAGAATATCAGCCTAAATGCTATTGACAAtgagaatgatgaaattaagaaTGCTTCAATGATACGCCCTTGTCCTCCAGGATATGTTTTGAACAACTGGACTGCTGAGGACCTCCTTGTAGTTTTTAAGTCCCCGTCAGA GTGCTCAGATATCAATGGCATGAATAATCCCGTTATGAATCCTGAAATCAATTTTGAGAAGGTTGTTTGTTTAGGAGAATTCGAAGCTGACGAAAATGTTGAAGATTGTGTCTCGTCTCCCGACTTACTGAGAATGGTggaacaagaagagaaacaaatcctaccccATCAAGAATCTGTTGAGGTAGTTAACTTGGAGAATGAAGAAGAGAAACAAGAAGTGAAGATTGGGACTTCCATTTCAAAAAACAAAAGGCAAGATTTGATCGCTTTGCTCCATGAATACAAGGATGTGTTTGCCTGGTCTTATCAAGATATGCCAGGATTGAACACGGATATTGTGGTCCACAAGCTCCCACTGAAACCAGAATGCAAGCCCGTTTAG